One window of the Pseudofrankia sp. DC12 genome contains the following:
- a CDS encoding GMC oxidoreductase, with product MSDSASSGETSSGGEESSGPRLGPSPQVTRRALFGAAAAGVVAAGLGASGLGASPAQAATASAGSAAVTEVRARAVVVGSGFGGGVTALRLAQAGVPTLLLERGLRWPTGPNATTFPRITQGLDYRALWLPPAGAVPWAPYTGLLETLQGNGMTVNVGAAVGGGSLMYHGMTLQPSLVNFALSLPLMAGFYPELNQWAYPRVASMLGISTIPDDVLNSDPYRSSRLFLNTAPKAGLQTFRVPLPIDWSFVRGELNGQYAPTYTTSDIGFGVNNGGKHSIDVTYLAAAEATGKVQVQTLHVVRDIALDPKQRWVLSVDRIDTAGVVQEKKSIVADAVFLNAGSAGTTRLLVKAKAKGLVPNLPSGVGTQWGNNGDQIYAWTQMNDDPGARQGGPACVGGRPAVSAIPYTIIHSGSPIQTPGVREMLLVGFGIEQPTGTWAYDANKDDATLTWRSSGDAALQQLIANQMKAIAQAGGGQVTDTDSPAPSTWHPLGGVPMGTAVDLYGRVLGHRGLYVLDGSRIPGSTGACNPSMTIAALAEHSIATIVRQDLGPVF from the coding sequence ATGTCCGACAGCGCTTCCTCCGGTGAGACTTCCAGTGGCGGAGAAGAATCCAGCGGCCCTCGTTTAGGACCCAGCCCGCAGGTCACCAGGCGGGCCCTGTTCGGCGCGGCGGCAGCCGGCGTCGTCGCGGCGGGCCTGGGCGCCTCGGGACTGGGTGCCTCGCCCGCGCAGGCGGCGACGGCGTCGGCCGGGTCGGCGGCGGTGACCGAGGTGCGGGCACGGGCGGTCGTCGTCGGCTCCGGGTTCGGCGGCGGTGTCACCGCGCTGCGGCTGGCCCAGGCCGGTGTGCCGACTCTTCTCCTGGAACGCGGCCTTCGCTGGCCCACCGGGCCCAACGCGACGACCTTCCCGCGGATCACCCAGGGCCTCGACTACCGGGCCTTATGGCTGCCCCCGGCCGGGGCCGTCCCCTGGGCGCCGTACACGGGTCTGCTCGAGACGCTGCAGGGCAACGGCATGACCGTCAACGTCGGAGCGGCGGTCGGCGGCGGATCGCTCATGTACCACGGCATGACCCTGCAGCCCAGCCTCGTCAATTTCGCGCTGTCGCTGCCCCTGATGGCGGGCTTCTACCCGGAGCTGAACCAGTGGGCCTACCCGAGGGTCGCCTCGATGCTCGGCATCTCCACGATCCCGGACGACGTCCTGAACTCGGATCCCTACCGCTCGTCCCGGTTGTTCCTGAACACGGCGCCGAAGGCGGGACTGCAGACGTTCCGCGTACCGCTGCCAATCGACTGGTCGTTCGTCCGTGGCGAACTGAACGGCCAGTACGCCCCCACCTACACCACCAGCGATATCGGGTTCGGCGTCAACAACGGCGGCAAGCACTCGATCGACGTCACCTACCTGGCGGCGGCGGAGGCCACCGGAAAGGTACAGGTCCAGACGCTGCACGTCGTCCGTGACATCGCGCTGGACCCGAAGCAGCGCTGGGTGCTTTCCGTCGACCGTATCGATACGGCTGGAGTGGTCCAGGAGAAGAAGTCGATCGTCGCGGACGCGGTATTCCTCAATGCCGGGTCGGCCGGCACGACGCGTCTGCTGGTGAAGGCGAAGGCCAAGGGCCTCGTGCCCAACCTGCCCAGTGGCGTCGGCACCCAGTGGGGCAACAACGGTGACCAGATCTACGCCTGGACCCAGATGAACGATGACCCCGGGGCCCGGCAGGGCGGGCCGGCCTGCGTCGGCGGCCGTCCCGCCGTCAGCGCGATCCCGTACACCATCATCCACTCCGGATCGCCGATCCAGACGCCGGGCGTCCGGGAGATGCTCCTGGTGGGCTTCGGGATCGAGCAGCCCACCGGCACCTGGGCCTACGACGCGAACAAGGACGACGCGACGCTGACCTGGCGGTCGTCGGGAGACGCCGCCCTCCAGCAGCTCATCGCCAACCAGATGAAGGCCATCGCGCAGGCCGGCGGCGGGCAGGTGACCGACACCGACTCACCCGCACCGTCGACCTGGCACCCGTTGGGCGGAGTACCCATGGGCACGGCGGTCGACCTGTACGGGCGCGTTCTCGGCCACCGCGGCCTGTACGTGCTGGACGGCTCGCGGATTCCGGGGTCGACCGGGGCCTGCAACCCGTCGATGACGATCGCCGCCCTGGCGGAGCACAGCATCGCCACGATCGTCCGCCAGGACCTGGGGCCGGTCTTCTAG
- a CDS encoding type I polyketide synthase, producing MEDSTAFVGTGQAAQVPSESAPRDRIIAVSPFGRPDARLVAAACAAGAMGVLDLGLDPAEAADALPLTARLSACAFGVRITDPGVVDPQVTARCRERIDTVVLPAALFADASAGSALEVLLTTLHGARVLAEVTSVAEAEAAIVAGADGVLVRGNEGGGRVSELSSFVLLQQVLGAPGWRGADGQVRPVWCWGGIGVRTAVAAVVGGAAGVVLDTQLGLLREATALGPLPGALRRLDGTETVVAAGYRVYQPPAGRRADGDAEDWPPDTVRARAGHDGHDRQLLPVGQDAFLAREFASRYGTVARALRAIRGALDASAQPESVTAADTMLSARSPLCAAWGTARPVAQGPMTRVSDRPAFARRVAEDGALPFLALALADREQSRRLLAETRDLLGERPWGVGLLGFAPEDLRAAQLDVVREVRPSRVIIAGGRPSQAAELDADGIPTLLHVPSPALLRQYLDAGCRRFVFEGSECGGHVGPRASFPLWEAQIAVLLEHLDAVSSAPPAAPSGSARGTEPSAGVEVLFAGGVHDARSAAMVAAMASPLAARGAGVGLLMGTAYLFTEEAVKLGAIQDEFQRQALGATGTALLRTGPGHVTRCVTSPFVDRFHAARDDLRAQGVPDRQVWERLEQLNIGRLRVASKGVERRGEALLPVDRERQRDEGLFMAGQVAVLRSATTTLRELHDSVTEGARRFLREQSGASRQTRDPAGAPVRAEAAPLDVAVIGMACVLPGAPDLAAFWSNVVSGKDAISLVPADRWDPEIYFEADGGAGPSGDRTPSKWGGFLPRISFDPLRYGIPPAALASIEPVQALALETARRALEDARLDSGDVDHGRTGVVFGTETNSDLSAALTLRAVLPSYYGEVPPELDGVLPRVTPETFTGILSNIIASRVSNRLDLGGPAYVVDAACASSLTALDAACKELRSGGADLMICGGADLHNGVFDYLMFSSVGALSPTGRARPFAAGADGTTLGEGVACVVLKRLADAERDGDRVYAVVKALGSASDGRSLGLTAPRPEGQQRALERAYRAAGVSAADVGLVEAHGTGTVVGDRTELETLTKVFSAAGAAPGSCALGSVKSQIGHTKTASGLAALVKTSLALHHGVLPPTLHVDEPNPAWEEGVSPFVLAGTARPWSRSAAERVAGVSAFGFGGVNYHAVLTGHPRSVDARHALDQWPAELLVFRGADRAAALDPVNEMRELLRANDAAGRPWPLRDFAATAARQAQTRRGDVQIAVVARGLDDLARLLERAALGEPDPGAGLFLARDRPWSDGLGQGAGGKLALLFPGQGSQHPGMLAELFVAFPELRDYLRLGDAWRDAIFPAPAPGGTGAGAERAARRLRDTRVAQPALGIAGLGMHHLLSRLGLAPDMTAGHSYGELVALCAARAYDAETLLALSAARGEAIAAALAGQGGAEQTDQGAMAAVRAPVSAVTSVLASASLAGQVVVANHNAPDQVVISGPTAAVEAAIGLLRAAGHNALRLPVAGAFHSPLVAGAADLFARALAEARLADPRLPVWANRGASRYPATAGGAAGDAVRAELTAQIAAPVRFADQIEAMYGDGARVFVEAGPSRVLTGLVRSILGSRPHLAVACDGRRGGLTGFLDAVAELAAAGVGLQTDWLVNGRQAVDRTGSAPPAPPRWSVDGRSICLADGQPLPGGLLPARRVDHAASPAAVAAFAGQPPPGAALTAVSGDAATRDALVGQFLRTSRDNLAAQRDVLLAYLGGPPVPVPGAPALASAVSLAAAPTETAGIPALTADTFEAVPVTPGHARKIPSRAAEPAATVPGAGVDVTAAVIGLIAEDTGYPTEMIEMDLDLETDLSVNSLKRTELAGRLAERFAIARGEADQLSRLRTVRGIARWLTEHSAIADAARPGGVPGPLAEPAGATATATATAADRQRGRDPMRLVSSWQPAPAPPVPADLTGTAWVVFGRAPDVRAAEAVVRRLTELGADVQTRTTEDLADAGPVAVDGALYLAGWEDDAGEPELPAAFGAVRAVVGEQLRWLLAITPAGAPRAAGLRGLFRTLRRERPTTTVKLVEVAAGARLALADMVAVELNEPPARGEAVVRLGATRETEQLVEAALGPLATVGAGPADDGTAEAAALGLDRGSVVVLVGGARGITAGFTALLAGAARCHLELAGRTPAPAGEEEPRLAAALDRPAVLEAVRELGHRTPREASRAAGQVLAQREIRATLAGVAARGGQARYQQLDVLDADAVHQFVKHVFARHGRIDAVIYAAGVIEDRLVVDKEPESFRRVFDTKVAGARALLAALQELPAPPRTVAFFGSTAAALGNRGQSDYAAANDALETIGSAWGRRTGSRVLTVHWGPWAPDADHPGMISEDLERDLARRGVSLIDPEAGHRSLLRELAWGPHDISGVVYTASRW from the coding sequence GTGGAAGACAGTACCGCGTTCGTCGGCACCGGCCAGGCGGCCCAGGTGCCGAGCGAGAGCGCGCCGCGGGACCGGATCATCGCCGTGAGCCCGTTCGGCCGGCCGGACGCGAGGCTCGTCGCGGCAGCGTGCGCGGCCGGCGCGATGGGCGTGCTGGACCTCGGCCTCGACCCCGCCGAGGCCGCCGACGCGCTGCCGCTGACAGCACGGCTGAGCGCCTGCGCGTTCGGCGTGCGGATCACCGATCCGGGTGTCGTCGATCCCCAGGTGACCGCGCGGTGCCGCGAACGGATCGACACGGTCGTCCTTCCGGCCGCGCTGTTCGCCGACGCCTCGGCCGGGAGCGCGCTCGAGGTGCTGCTCACGACGTTGCACGGTGCCCGCGTCCTCGCCGAGGTGACGAGCGTGGCCGAGGCGGAGGCGGCCATCGTGGCCGGAGCGGACGGCGTGCTCGTACGCGGGAACGAGGGCGGCGGGCGGGTGAGCGAGCTCAGCTCGTTCGTCCTGCTGCAGCAGGTGCTGGGCGCGCCCGGCTGGCGAGGCGCTGACGGACAGGTCCGTCCCGTCTGGTGCTGGGGCGGGATAGGCGTACGTACGGCGGTGGCCGCCGTCGTCGGCGGAGCGGCCGGGGTGGTCCTGGACACCCAGCTTGGGCTCCTGCGTGAGGCGACTGCTCTCGGGCCGCTCCCCGGCGCGCTGCGCCGGCTCGACGGCACCGAGACGGTGGTGGCGGCCGGGTATCGGGTCTACCAGCCGCCGGCCGGCAGGCGGGCCGACGGCGACGCCGAGGACTGGCCGCCGGACACAGTCCGCGCGAGAGCCGGCCACGACGGTCACGACCGCCAGCTCCTGCCCGTGGGCCAGGACGCCTTCCTGGCCCGGGAGTTCGCCTCCCGGTACGGCACCGTCGCCCGCGCGCTGCGCGCGATCCGCGGCGCTCTCGACGCGTCGGCCCAGCCGGAGTCGGTCACGGCCGCGGACACCATGCTCTCGGCGCGTTCGCCGCTGTGCGCCGCCTGGGGGACGGCCCGGCCTGTCGCGCAGGGGCCGATGACCCGGGTGAGCGACCGGCCCGCCTTCGCCCGCCGTGTCGCCGAGGACGGGGCGCTGCCGTTCCTCGCGCTCGCGCTGGCGGACCGGGAGCAGTCGCGCCGGCTGCTGGCCGAGACCCGGGACCTGCTCGGCGAACGCCCGTGGGGAGTCGGCCTGCTCGGGTTCGCTCCCGAGGACCTGCGCGCCGCCCAGCTGGACGTGGTGCGTGAGGTCCGGCCGTCCCGGGTCATCATCGCCGGCGGCCGGCCCTCGCAGGCGGCCGAGCTGGACGCCGACGGCATCCCGACCCTGCTGCACGTCCCGTCGCCGGCCCTGCTCCGGCAGTACCTGGACGCGGGCTGTCGGCGCTTCGTTTTCGAGGGCTCCGAGTGCGGTGGCCACGTCGGCCCCCGCGCGAGCTTCCCGTTGTGGGAGGCGCAGATCGCGGTGCTGCTCGAACACCTCGACGCCGTAAGTTCCGCGCCGCCGGCCGCGCCGTCAGGCTCGGCGCGGGGAACCGAGCCGAGCGCGGGCGTCGAGGTGCTGTTCGCCGGCGGCGTGCACGACGCCCGTTCGGCGGCGATGGTGGCGGCGATGGCGAGCCCGCTGGCCGCACGGGGCGCCGGCGTCGGCCTGCTGATGGGGACCGCCTACCTCTTCACCGAGGAGGCCGTGAAACTCGGCGCGATCCAGGACGAGTTCCAGCGGCAGGCGCTGGGCGCCACCGGCACGGCACTGCTGCGGACCGGCCCCGGCCATGTCACCCGCTGCGTCACGAGCCCGTTCGTCGACCGGTTCCACGCGGCGCGCGACGACCTGCGCGCCCAGGGCGTGCCCGACCGGCAGGTCTGGGAGCGCCTGGAACAGCTCAACATCGGCCGGCTGCGAGTCGCCAGCAAAGGAGTGGAGCGGCGCGGTGAGGCGTTGCTCCCCGTCGACCGTGAGCGGCAGCGCGACGAGGGCCTGTTCATGGCCGGGCAGGTCGCCGTGCTGCGGTCCGCGACGACGACGCTGCGGGAGCTGCACGACAGCGTGACCGAAGGTGCGCGCCGGTTCCTGCGCGAACAGTCCGGCGCTTCCCGGCAGACCCGTGACCCCGCGGGCGCGCCGGTGAGAGCCGAGGCCGCGCCGCTGGACGTGGCCGTCATCGGCATGGCCTGTGTGCTGCCCGGCGCGCCCGACCTGGCGGCCTTCTGGTCCAACGTGGTTTCCGGCAAGGACGCGATCTCGCTGGTGCCCGCGGACCGGTGGGACCCCGAGATCTACTTCGAGGCCGACGGCGGCGCCGGTCCGAGCGGTGACCGGACCCCTTCGAAGTGGGGCGGATTCCTGCCCAGGATCTCCTTCGACCCGCTTCGCTATGGCATTCCGCCGGCGGCGCTGGCGAGCATCGAGCCGGTCCAGGCCCTCGCGCTCGAGACGGCGCGCCGGGCCCTGGAGGATGCCCGGCTCGACTCCGGCGACGTCGACCACGGGCGGACCGGCGTCGTCTTCGGCACCGAGACGAACAGCGACCTGTCGGCCGCCCTCACGTTGCGGGCCGTGCTGCCGTCGTACTACGGCGAGGTGCCGCCGGAGCTGGACGGCGTGCTTCCCCGTGTCACGCCGGAGACCTTCACCGGAATCCTCAGCAACATCATCGCCAGCCGTGTCTCCAACCGGCTCGACCTGGGCGGTCCCGCCTACGTCGTGGACGCCGCGTGCGCGTCGTCGCTCACCGCCCTGGACGCGGCCTGCAAGGAACTGCGGTCCGGCGGCGCCGACCTCATGATCTGCGGCGGCGCCGACCTGCACAACGGCGTCTTCGACTACCTGATGTTCTCCTCGGTTGGTGCCCTCTCGCCAACGGGCCGAGCCCGGCCTTTCGCCGCGGGAGCGGACGGCACGACCCTCGGCGAAGGTGTCGCCTGCGTCGTCCTGAAACGGCTCGCCGACGCCGAACGAGACGGCGACCGTGTCTATGCGGTGGTCAAGGCTCTTGGCTCGGCGAGCGACGGACGTTCCCTCGGGCTGACGGCACCCCGGCCGGAGGGCCAGCAGCGCGCGCTCGAGCGCGCCTACCGCGCGGCCGGTGTCTCGGCCGCCGACGTCGGGCTTGTCGAGGCGCATGGCACCGGGACCGTCGTCGGCGACCGCACCGAGCTCGAGACCCTCACCAAGGTGTTCAGCGCGGCGGGCGCGGCGCCGGGCAGCTGCGCGCTGGGGTCCGTCAAATCCCAGATCGGCCACACGAAGACGGCGTCCGGCCTGGCTGCCCTCGTCAAGACCTCGCTGGCGCTGCATCACGGAGTCCTGCCGCCGACGCTGCACGTCGACGAGCCCAATCCGGCCTGGGAGGAGGGCGTCAGCCCCTTCGTCCTTGCGGGGACCGCGCGGCCGTGGTCCCGGTCCGCGGCCGAACGGGTGGCCGGCGTGAGCGCCTTCGGCTTCGGTGGGGTGAACTACCACGCCGTCCTGACCGGGCACCCCAGATCGGTGGACGCCCGGCATGCCCTCGATCAGTGGCCCGCCGAGCTGCTGGTCTTCCGAGGCGCCGACCGCGCGGCCGCACTCGATCCCGTCAACGAGATGCGCGAGCTGCTGAGAGCGAACGACGCGGCGGGCCGGCCATGGCCGCTGCGCGACTTCGCCGCCACCGCGGCGCGCCAGGCCCAGACGCGGCGAGGCGACGTCCAGATCGCCGTCGTCGCGCGTGGCCTCGACGACCTCGCGCGCCTCCTGGAACGGGCGGCCCTGGGGGAGCCTGACCCAGGCGCGGGGCTGTTCCTGGCCCGCGACCGGCCGTGGTCAGACGGCCTTGGGCAGGGGGCAGGCGGCAAACTGGCGTTGCTCTTCCCCGGCCAGGGCAGCCAGCACCCGGGCATGCTGGCCGAGCTGTTTGTCGCGTTCCCCGAGCTGCGCGACTATCTGCGGCTCGGGGACGCCTGGCGGGACGCCATCTTCCCCGCGCCGGCGCCCGGCGGTACGGGCGCCGGCGCCGAGAGGGCGGCACGGCGCCTGCGGGATACCCGGGTCGCGCAGCCGGCGCTCGGGATCGCCGGCCTCGGGATGCACCACCTGCTGTCCCGCCTGGGACTGGCGCCCGACATGACCGCCGGCCACAGCTACGGGGAGCTGGTCGCGCTGTGCGCCGCCCGCGCGTACGACGCCGAGACCCTGCTTGCGCTGTCCGCCGCCCGCGGCGAGGCGATCGCCGCGGCCCTGGCCGGCCAGGGCGGCGCCGAGCAGACGGACCAGGGCGCCATGGCGGCCGTCCGGGCGCCCGTCTCGGCCGTGACCTCGGTGCTGGCTTCCGCCTCCCTCGCCGGGCAGGTGGTCGTCGCGAACCACAACGCCCCGGACCAGGTCGTGATCTCCGGTCCTACGGCGGCGGTCGAGGCGGCCATCGGGCTACTGCGGGCCGCTGGGCACAACGCGCTGCGGCTGCCCGTCGCCGGTGCCTTCCACAGCCCCCTGGTCGCCGGCGCTGCCGACCTGTTCGCCCGCGCACTCGCCGAGGCCCGCCTGGCGGATCCCAGGCTGCCGGTCTGGGCGAACCGCGGCGCCAGCCGCTACCCGGCGACGGCCGGCGGCGCCGCCGGCGACGCCGTCCGGGCCGAGCTCACGGCGCAGATAGCGGCGCCCGTGCGGTTCGCCGACCAGATCGAGGCGATGTACGGCGACGGGGCCCGCGTGTTCGTCGAGGCTGGCCCCAGCCGGGTGCTCACCGGTCTGGTCCGCTCGATCCTCGGCAGCCGGCCGCACCTGGCGGTCGCCTGCGACGGGCGCCGGGGCGGTCTGACCGGGTTCCTCGACGCCGTCGCCGAGCTCGCGGCCGCGGGCGTCGGGCTGCAGACCGACTGGCTGGTCAACGGCCGGCAGGCCGTGGACCGGACCGGCTCGGCCCCGCCCGCCCCGCCCAGGTGGAGCGTCGACGGGCGCAGCATCTGCTTGGCCGACGGGCAGCCGCTGCCCGGCGGCCTGCTGCCGGCACGCAGAGTGGACCACGCTGCCTCCCCGGCCGCCGTCGCTGCCTTCGCGGGACAGCCGCCTCCCGGAGCCGCGCTGACGGCCGTTTCCGGCGACGCCGCGACGCGGGACGCGCTGGTCGGCCAGTTCCTGCGGACCTCACGGGACAACCTGGCCGCGCAGCGCGACGTACTGCTTGCCTACCTCGGCGGTCCACCGGTGCCGGTGCCGGGGGCACCGGCACTCGCGAGCGCGGTCTCCTTGGCGGCCGCGCCCACCGAGACGGCTGGCATCCCCGCCCTGACGGCCGACACCTTCGAGGCGGTTCCCGTCACGCCCGGCCATGCGCGCAAGATCCCCTCCAGGGCGGCCGAGCCCGCCGCGACCGTGCCCGGGGCGGGCGTGGACGTGACGGCGGCCGTGATCGGGCTCATCGCCGAGGACACGGGCTACCCGACCGAGATGATCGAAATGGACCTCGACCTGGAGACCGATCTGTCGGTCAACTCGCTCAAGCGCACCGAGCTCGCTGGCCGCCTCGCCGAGCGCTTCGCCATTGCCCGCGGCGAAGCCGACCAGCTCAGCCGGCTGCGGACCGTCCGCGGGATCGCGCGCTGGCTCACCGAGCACAGCGCCATCGCGGACGCGGCGCGCCCGGGCGGCGTGCCCGGCCCGCTCGCCGAGCCGGCGGGCGCCACTGCCACTGCCACTGCCACTGCCGCGGACCGCCAGCGCGGCCGCGACCCGATGCGGCTGGTCTCGTCCTGGCAGCCCGCCCCAGCGCCCCCCGTCCCGGCCGACCTGACGGGCACGGCCTGGGTGGTCTTCGGCCGGGCACCCGACGTGCGCGCGGCCGAGGCCGTCGTGCGCCGGCTCACCGAGCTCGGCGCCGACGTACAGACCAGGACGACGGAGGACCTGGCCGACGCCGGCCCGGTGGCCGTCGACGGCGCGCTCTACCTGGCCGGCTGGGAAGACGACGCTGGGGAGCCGGAGCTGCCCGCAGCCTTCGGGGCCGTGCGCGCCGTCGTCGGTGAGCAGCTCCGGTGGCTGCTGGCCATCACCCCGGCCGGCGCGCCGCGCGCCGCCGGCCTGCGCGGCCTGTTCCGCACACTGCGCCGGGAGCGCCCGACGACGACCGTCAAGCTGGTGGAGGTCGCCGCGGGCGCGCGGCTGGCGCTTGCCGACATGGTCGCCGTCGAGCTGAACGAGCCTCCGGCGCGGGGCGAGGCCGTCGTCCGCCTCGGCGCGACCCGGGAAACCGAGCAGCTGGTGGAGGCAGCCCTGGGCCCGCTCGCGACGGTCGGCGCGGGACCCGCGGATGACGGCACGGCGGAGGCCGCCGCGCTCGGCCTGGACCGCGGCTCCGTCGTCGTCCTCGTCGGCGGAGCCCGAGGCATCACCGCTGGGTTCACGGCCCTGCTCGCGGGCGCTGCCCGCTGTCACCTGGAGCTGGCCGGCCGCACCCCAGCCCCGGCCGGCGAGGAGGAGCCCCGGCTGGCGGCGGCGCTCGACCGGCCCGCCGTGCTCGAAGCCGTCCGGGAGCTCGGGCACCGGACCCCGCGGGAAGCGAGTCGCGCCGCGGGGCAGGTGCTGGCTCAGCGCGAGATCAGGGCGACCCTCGCCGGCGTCGCGGCCCGGGGCGGCCAGGCGCGCTACCAGCAGCTCGACGTGCTGGACGCGGACGCCGTCCACCAGTTCGTCAAGCACGTGTTCGCCCGGCACGGCCGGATCGACGCGGTCATCTATGCCGCTGGTGTCATCGAGGACCGCCTCGTCGTCGACAAGGAACCAGAGTCGTTCCGGCGGGTCTTCGACACGAAGGTGGCCGGGGCGCGGGCGCTGCTGGCGGCGCTCCAGGAGCTGCCGGCCCCGCCACGCACGGTCGCGTTCTTCGGCAGCACCGCCGCCGCACTCGGCAACCGCGGCCAAAGCGACTACGCGGCCGCGAACGACGCGCTCGAGACGATCGGCTCGGCCTGGGGCCGCCGTACCGGGTCCCGCGTGCTGACCGTCCACTGGGGCCCATGGGCACCGGACGCTGACCATCCAGGGATGATCAGCGAGGACCTCGAACGGGACCTCGCCCGGCGCGGCGTGAGCCTGATCGACCCCGAGGCCGGGCACCGGAGCCTGCTGCGCGAGCTCGCCTGGGGACCACACGACATTTCCGGCGTCGTCTACACAGCCTCCCGGTGGTAG